One genomic window of uncultured delta proteobacterium includes the following:
- a CDS encoding hypothetical protein (Evidence 5 : No homology to any previously reported sequences) gives MPGQEGRRIRFSRKNSFGGCLWLSVRIFGIGNYCKRVVASFQGGAHLEFDGKKTYCPGMFGPTFLYPRKIHGPHRTENTPDY, from the coding sequence GTGCCAGGACAAGAAGGCAGGCGGATACGGTTTTCACGCAAGAATTCCTTTGGCGGTTGTTTGTGGCTGAGCGTGAGAATATTCGGCATTGGGAACTATTGCAAGCGGGTGGTGGCATCGTTTCAGGGCGGCGCGCACCTTGAGTTTGACGGCAAAAAAACATACTGTCCGGGAATGTTCGGACCAACCTTTCTCTACCCAAGGAAAATTCATGGACCGCATCGAACAGAAAATACTCCAGATTATTGA
- a CDS encoding conserved hypothetical protein (Evidence 4 : Homologs of previously reported genes of unknown function) yields MDRIEQKILQIIDRNAPALIAEGRALFCAAERGFAEYETAKMTAGKLRAMGLDAREGLAVTGVKAVLGKAGGPTVAVIGELDGIMCAEHPNAVPGTGMSHACGHNAQMMGMFGAALALSDPEVASSLDGRVAIFAVPSEEYLSADIRESLKAEGKIRYYSGKSELIRLGEFDDVDICLTTHAHMVANADCDLLLGNNSVSGFIGKTAVFKGKAAHAAAAPHEGVNALNAAALGLAALGMARETFREKDYIRVHPVMRSGGGAVNVVPQEAVLDMMVRAKTMEGIAEASAKTDRAFRGAAAAIGAEVAIREAQGYMPVIEREADPVLFAAAAALGDGVSVKGITPGIQNAASTDAGDLTHIMPVLNFTFGGSRGALHSRDFTVTDEELFYVTPAKLLALTAYRLLRAGAGEAKAVMESFTPVFSRKGYLEHIETLHR; encoded by the coding sequence ATGGACCGCATCGAACAGAAAATACTCCAGATTATTGACCGGAACGCCCCCGCGCTCATCGCGGAGGGACGGGCCCTGTTTTGTGCCGCCGAGCGCGGGTTCGCCGAATATGAAACCGCGAAAATGACCGCCGGAAAACTCCGCGCCATGGGGCTGGACGCCCGCGAAGGCCTGGCCGTGACCGGGGTCAAGGCCGTGCTCGGCAAAGCCGGCGGCCCCACGGTGGCCGTCATCGGCGAGCTTGACGGCATCATGTGCGCGGAGCACCCCAATGCCGTGCCGGGAACGGGCATGTCCCACGCCTGCGGGCACAACGCCCAGATGATGGGCATGTTCGGCGCGGCCCTGGCGTTGAGCGACCCGGAAGTCGCTTCCTCCCTTGACGGGCGCGTCGCCATTTTCGCCGTGCCGTCGGAAGAGTATCTTTCGGCGGACATCCGCGAATCCCTGAAGGCGGAAGGTAAAATCCGGTACTACAGCGGCAAGAGCGAACTGATCCGCCTGGGAGAGTTCGACGATGTGGACATCTGCCTGACCACTCACGCCCACATGGTGGCGAACGCGGATTGCGACCTTTTGCTCGGCAACAACTCGGTCAGCGGGTTCATCGGCAAGACCGCCGTGTTCAAGGGCAAAGCCGCCCACGCGGCCGCCGCCCCCCACGAAGGGGTCAACGCCCTGAACGCCGCGGCGCTCGGCCTCGCGGCGCTGGGCATGGCGCGCGAAACCTTCCGGGAAAAGGACTACATCCGGGTGCACCCGGTCATGCGCTCCGGCGGCGGGGCCGTGAACGTGGTGCCGCAGGAGGCGGTCCTGGACATGATGGTGCGCGCCAAGACCATGGAAGGCATCGCGGAGGCCTCCGCCAAAACCGACCGGGCCTTTCGCGGCGCGGCGGCGGCCATCGGCGCGGAAGTGGCCATCAGGGAAGCGCAGGGCTATATGCCGGTCATCGAGCGGGAGGCCGACCCCGTGCTGTTTGCAGCGGCGGCGGCGCTGGGGGATGGTGTGAGCGTCAAGGGCATTACCCCCGGCATCCAGAACGCGGCCTCCACCGACGCCGGGGATTTAACCCACATCATGCCGGTGCTCAACTTCACCTTCGGCGGGTCCAGGGGCGCGCTGCACAGCCGCGACTTCACCGTGACGGACGAAGAGCTTTTTTACGTCACCCCGGCGAAACTCCTGGCACTTACCGCCTACCGCCTCCTGCGCGCTGGGGCCGGGGAGGCAAAAGCCGTCATGGAATCCTTCACGCCGGTATTCTCCCGCAAAGGCTACCTGGAGCATATCGAAACCCTGCACCGCTGA